The region CTTTTGAAACTAGGCTGatagagattaaaaaaataatctattctagagtatgttttgtgtgtgtttgagaagcaCGAATATTCTTTTTTGCTAGGGTTAAGATACCTCCAGATCTCTACTAAATTCAGATCAGTTATATActtaatgataatttttttagaCTGTTGATGGGTATTATCTATTCCTGAAGAGCGATCGTGCACTGGGTTTAATACACAATTAAAATCTCCTCCAACTACATAATGTCCGGGATATGATGATATTGTAAGAAAGAAATTCTGGTAAAAAGAAGGGTCGTCTATATTAGGAGCGTATATACTTATTAGATTAATTTGTGTTGTCAAGATCGTACCATTAAGAACTATGTACCTCCCTAACGGATCTATATGTTGCTCTTTTAACTGAAATGGAACAGATTTGTGAATGAGGATCATGACTCCTCTAGCTCGAGAGGCAAAAGAGGCTTCAAAGACCTGACCTGGCCATCTCTTCGTGACCCTGCTAGTATCTTCTTTTATTAAATGAGTTTCCTGTAGAAAAATTATACTTGATCCCATTTGTTTCATTCGACCTAATACTTGTTTAAGTTTTACCAAATTATTTAGTCCTCTTACATTCCAGCTACAGATTTTTATCTCTGACTTACTGATCATTTACTCTCGTGTTACCATGTTGACATAGCTGTGTCCGAGCATACaatgaaagggaaaaaaagaaaaaaaggaaaaaaaagaaagaaaaaaagagagaaaaagaaaaagtgtggtTCCTCAACAACCTCCCACTTCCACCCCCATCCCCCATGCTTTCCCCCAAACGGAAAGCATGAAAATACCCCCCAATCACCAACTTTGGTTATGAAACACGTTTGATGCATAACATGGAGCAACATTTTGCAAGCTCTCTAACATTATTCACCCCCTCTGGGCTCGCTACCAAATACTGAACAAATCTGGACCACTAACATTATTAAAATCGTACTTCCACCAGGCATAACGTTTGACTCATGTCCAGTTATTCGTAAACTTAAGTAGGCTACTCGCATACATATAATGAAATGGACAATGAGTCACTAAGGATTGTTGTCACATAAATTCGAACACCTAAAACTTTACCTTTGCTTAATAAACACGGGAATTAAGACCTGTTAACAAGTCCCCACCTGTCTACGGCGTTTAAGCTGTGGTACGCAATGACCGAATGAAGTCCTCTGCCTCCGAGACCGATTTAAAAATATGGCGCTGATCGGAGTGCGTAACTATCAGGTGCGCTGGATAGAGCATACCGTAGCGGATTTCCATGCCTCGAAGTTGGGCCTTCACTCCATCAAACTGCCGTTGGCGCTGACGCGTTTCGGCTGATAGATCCGGGAACAGGCTGATCCGTTGTCCTTCATATTGTAATTCCTTCATTTTCCTAGATGCTCTCAAGGCTTTCTCCTTATCCTGGTAGCTCAAGAACTTCATCACGATCGCTCTTGGAGTCGTCGGCCGATTTGGGTTAACTTGTCCAACCCGATGTGCTCGTTCGATGACAGGTGTGGAACTGAACGTGACGCTCAGAACCTTGGAGAGCAGGTCTTCAATGAAAGCACACATATTAGATCCTTCTGTTTTTTCGGGCAGACCTACTAATCTCAGGTTAGAACGCCTTCCGCGGTCTTCCAGATCTTGCACTTTGTTCCGTAGAAATTCCGTTGTTCCTTCAAGTTTTTTAACTTTGTGTTGAAGGGTTGAGACATCCTCTTCAGTTTGTGCGATTCTCTCTTCTGCCTCTCCTATTCTTTGCGACTGTGACAGTAAGTCTGATTTTATGCCATTTATTGCATCGAGCATGTCAGTAGATTGTTTTGTAAAGTCAGCTTTCAGAGACTGAATTGCGCTGAGGATGTCATCGTTTGTAGCCGTATTAATTTCAACCTCGATTAGCTTTTTGCTTGCTAGCGCCAAGTTTTCCTCCTCCATCTGCACAGACGGCTTCGAATGATGTCCAGATTTGATGGTTTTTGGTGGCATTTCGTCTCgcaaaacttttaaatgtttttttttgttactaaaATACTGTTATACGAGTTCTGGTGGTCTTTCTGAGAATTTTTGTGAGTATTTTTAGCTGCGAGCCCAACTCGTGTGACTTACCAGCTGCACGTCATAACCGGAAGTCCAAATTacacaataattaattaaacagttcagaagaaataaaaatagatttttttatattaatataaatactaCTTATTATATGCTTAACAATACATGCCTGATAAACCATTCGCCCAACTCCCCATTTGGCTTTATTTTAAGTTCATTTCAATTAAAGTACGTTCTCAAGGGCTAGCTAGTGGTCTCCGATTGTTTTATGTACTGTAGGGTCACAAACTCTGCCTACACCCAGTTTCTACACCCAGTGAAACCAGTTTCTCTATTATATACatcataaataacataaataactaTGTTTTCTAACCTGAGCCACAAATTACCTTTCAAGCGAATTCTTCTCAATGGTAAAGAGATCTTAACATTTTACTGGTCACACAAATAGGGCGAGTTCTGTAAAAGTGAGTTTACATCAGGTAAAGTGGGACAAATAGTTTCATGAAAAAGCTGGCATATAATTAAATTCTTACTTTTCCAATTTTTAAGTGCTATAATTGTGTCTCTGGTGCATCTACCAACCctgaaaacatgaaaaagaacAACTCAGATTTAGTAatttctttcccagctgtttaccttcacagacataactgTTTTTGTAACTTGTGTGTTTTAACATAAACTTGTGTTATTTGCCAGTTTAAGCACAAGAAAACATGAAAGAGAACTTAGATTAGTACTCACATGCCGTGTGACAGCCGCTTTCTATGTGTGTGCCTCAGAAATGTGCACTCAGAAAAGCCTATatcaaaagtttaaaataatatggtTTAAAAGATAAGGCTATagacatgataatcaaaaccaaacagatggTTTTTTTTAGCAGAGTATCTGGGGAACAAGCTATATAGCTTTGTTCTGGAAAAGTgggcggggagcagcagctcatttgcatttaaagaaacatgcacaaaaacagtatttctgcttccactcaaattaggcattttcaaaatgatatagcCCTAACAAAAGATCTGTGGGGTATTtggagctgaaacttcacagacacattctgtggACACCTGAGAAAGGCACATCCACACATAGACATCAGTTCCGGTGTCTTTCTCCCCTCCGTACAGGTGCAGAACAGCAATGAAGCACACATTGATCAGCTGCACATCACATCACAGACAGAGAACTGCAGAAGTAAAGCACTCCCTCCCTTTCCAGTTGTGTTTGTCTTGCTGTGGAAGTGAGGCTAAACTACCCGTGCCTTAAATTTACAgctaattattcatttattcatttgtctTGCTAACATCCATGACTCATGAGACCTACCATGTAAATTAGCTAAAGTTTAGCTAACTCTGTTAGACCAGTTtttgttctttcactgcatgattcagtttatttaaatgcatttagaattatcACAAACTTCAATATTTGGGttcagaaatgtatattttttatcatGTCATAGTTAATCagtatcacatttttttttccaccaaaaaagcagcatgattacaaatctgatttagatttttataaagcagttaaataaacaagaatTTTATATTAAGACACTTTTTAGACACAACATTGACtgttttttgctctatttcagCTCTAATTCCAGTTTGCATCTCTGAGCCACATGAagctgttttgttcctgaatgaataaattgtttaaatggCTCACAATGActcattaacagtgacttgctgccacctactgacagttttaatttcacatttaaagtatcttaaaaaaaattttaatagtttcaaatatcagtattcaacatattatgtttaaaatatcaaaacagttttaatgcatttgtaactgcaggttaactgcgttcatgtcctgcattaaacagtgtgtaaatgcatctaaatgctacttctaatgcagcttctgtgctttctctgcattgcaaagattaaTTTTGTCAATACTGATTCAATATGCTTGGTGACAGCCAAAAGACTTATAATTCTAATTGACTGATTaaatttaagaatttgactgAAAAGAtgatgcacacttttagaaaaaaaagggggcttgtaaaaatgcccataaaatgtaaataatccatttaaacgcattggaaaatataaatttctatcactgctgtgaactgatTACCACACTAAATATGCAGAATATCAAAAACTTTAGGAGTCGGCTGTTCACGCTAGTCCTTAAGATATGAGCACAACAACAGACTAAgttaaatattttctaattatagttatcgataaaatcccagaaaatactgagatatgtttttttttttttgtcaacatcGCACAAccctaatatatttaatgttttgttaaaaaaataaaaataaaaaaatatgagaaCTGCCCTTTTTTcccacttgagcccctgcccctcaaaatatctgtgcacgtccctgaccTGAGACTCATTTTGCacattgtaaaaaggggcataatactGTAGGTCTCCTGTAAAAAGAACATTTCTTAGAAGATTTTGTCCTATTTGaattgcagtaaatgttttgtgtaagctaaactgaaaaaaagccatgagttattatgaaatattatttcatttatacatttgcattgcatttagGAGGATTGTGGCATCACAGAAAATGGCAGAGAGACAAATCAGTCAGGAGAATAAAAGATTTTCTGTAGGTTTAGTTCTTAAGGCCTATATCATCGTAGATTTGctcaggggcgtagtttatgggggggggggggggggaggtaacccccccaatattcaaatccatcagttacaacccccccccaTTATGATgacattcaatcaataaaataaaataggaaacagtatagaaaaacagcagttttgtaaagttaggctatacattaatgcctttaatgttttaaagatgtgtttccctttagaaaaaaaattaaaatgcattaaggtggaatgtaaaaaatcttaaaataaatgtctaaatgttgtctctttcatatttctatatgttgaatttgtaatcagttaaagcatgttgccagatagatagatatatagatatatatttgtagcaatagccaaaaatacatttatatgggacacaattttagatttttcatttatgccaaaaatcattagggtattatgtaaagatcatattccatgaaaatattttgtaaatttcctttcgtaaatatatcaaaacttaatttttgattagtaatatgtgttgctaatgacttcatttggacaactttaaaggtgattttctcaatatttcgatttttcttttttatattcaaatagttgccaaatattgtcctatcctatcaaacctttatatttagtttttagatGTATAAATCTATAAAATTGATATTTAAAACTGGTTTAGTGGTCCAGGGGCACATTTAGACACaatgaaaacacatttataacaatgataataactatttatgtgttttattgaaCCACTAGAACTCGTGCTTTAGTAACCTCCCCAGGTGATCTCGAGCTAAATTTGTGAACAAATTGGTGCTAACCAATTTGTAATCTAATCTTTGTGTTTACTTAAATTATGTTTGAAATATCAATGAAACACTATGCATAATTAAAACTCTTCAGTAGGCTATCTATAACCCCCCTTCGGGTTGGACTGGATTCAAATCCCCAGATAAACCCTCCCCCTCCCACCCGAATAATGCGTCCTCTGCTTTTAGATGAAATTACAGAATGTATCTTACTAAAACATGCATGTTCCACGTGGATAACGGCAACACAACTGCCCTACGTGATGACAGTTCAGATTGTCACGCGCGGCGAGAGAGCGCGCGGGTGTTGTCAAGTGACGTGCGAGGGAATTAAGAGGTGGAAAGCGGAGtgaagcagacacacacacaaacggacATCACACTTCACTCTCCAACTGGAGAAAGCACCAACCGAGGATGCTGTGGTAGATACGCACTGGTTAATATTTTTAAACTTATTCTATACAGACTATTTCGGTGTATTTAAAAggtaatttttctgaaaaagtaGAGGTGCCTTATTTAGTAACAAATTACCCTGAATAACTTACAGCCAATCACCAAGACGAATCATCTTGCGAACAGGTGTCTTGTTGGATGACAAACTACTCATCTGTCTGGACAAGTGATTGAGAAGAGCTACATTTGAACTTGAAGAGCGGTTTTTAGAGATAATGGATAATACGACTTGACCAATGTTTATGAACAACTACTTATTTCAAGGTGATTGGATTTCTTCTAATGCTCTAAACGATCGTTCCATGAGAAGTGTAACCGGTAagactgaaaattattttaattagaataGAGACATTAAAATACATAGGCGGCTGTTGAATGAGTAGGCTAGATTAACCAGTTTGGGAGTTTAATGCATTACAAACAGATAGGACAAGTAGGCTAACGCACTGAATTAAACGTGACATTTTGAAGtatagaaaaactgaaattgtaCCTTCTTGCTTAACATACTCCAGTGTTTTGTTTACAACTGAAAAAAGTCGTTATATAGTGTACATGATGGTACATAGTGTCTTAGCatttaaagataatttaaagaTAAATCAATACTGTTAAACTTGCATTATGATGATACATTTGATTTCATccatccattttttattttattttattttgtgaaatgtaTCAGACTGacgtcttattattattattttttttaaatcccactTTAGTATTATCAGCTAAAGGGGCTTTTCCAGGTATTATCACAGTCTCCTCCCCGGATCATGATGAATCATCTGTGAGCCTCATTGAGCCGAGTGAATGCAGCAAACACCAGCTTTCGCTTTTCAGAGATGAATGACAGCTCTCCAATATCTGAGAACATCATGTTTCACCAGCTGACTGCAGATACTCTGAATAGTAGCTGTGACTACACCTTGCCCATGTGTAACAATAGCACAGGTGAAGCGGCATTGCAGCTGCCCACTTTTTCCATGGCAGCAAAAGTGAGGGTGATAATTACCTTCACTCTTTGCGCAGTGTCAGCTGTGTGCAACCTCTCCGTGTTGTGGGCTGCCAGCACCAACAACAAGCGCAAATCTCATGTAAGAATTTTAATCATGAACCTCACCGTTGCCGACCTGCTGGTGACTTTCATCGTGATGCCAGTGGATGCAGCTTGGAACATTACAGTTCAGTGGTTGGCGGGGGATCTGGCTTGCAGATTGCTAATGTTTCTGAAGCTCGTGGCAATGTACTCCTGTGCGTTCGTGACTGTGGTCATAAGCCTGGACAGGCAATCGGCCATTCTCAACCCTCTGGCCATCAATAAGGCTAAGAAGAAGAACAAAATAATGCTGAGCGTGGCCTGGGTGATGAGTGTTGTTTTCTCTGTCCCTCAGGTGAGGTGATTTTTTACGTTTTTCATTATGTCTATTCTCTGTATGCTGCTTTGCTTGAATTCACCAGAACCCCCAGAGTCTGGTATAACATCCTGAATCAAGTAGATAGATCAAAATTGAAACAACAGAAAGTTTAATGGCTTGCCTTCTTGAGCTCAGacttttttaatattcatatttttcatatttaatctaattttaaaccaaaaatgcatttactttaaATGGAGAATGGATTTGACAAGCGTGctatacagtttttaaaatagaaaatgaaaatcctgtaatcatttactctcctcatgtcattccagaccaggggtgcgtttcccaaaaccatagttgctaacctgttaggaacttagttggttggcaatgggaaattgcattgcaaccaacaaagttgctaacttagttagcaactatggttttgggaaacgcaccccagtttaattaactttcttctgtggaatatatTTAAGTTATTTAACAGATTGTCCAAACTGCTCTTTTCTATTCAATGCATGTGTGCAATGCATCATCACCGACAATCCCACTTATGTAATATGGCATTTCACACCATGATTTATGTCACTGATGTCATGCTACATATACACTGCAATGCATCGAATTTTAATATGCACATACTAAAATCATAACAAAAGACATTTTTAGTTAACCCTTAGTGTCCCTAACACAAAGGTGTCATATATCATTGCATGGACTGCTATGGTACTGGTACTGCTACTGCTATTTTATGGTTAGATTTCTTGTTATTTTTGGAACTTGATCATATCAATCACTATTCGATTTTAAGtgagtgaaagtgatgtgacatacagccaagtatggtgacccatagtggacacacacacacacacacacacacacacacacacacacacacacacacacacacacacacacacacacaccatgaacacacatccggagcagtgggcagccatttatgctgcggcaccaagggagcagttgggggacctcagttgtggtattgaaggtggagagagcactacATTCACGTCCCGAGACTCGAGCttacaacctttggattacgagtctgaatctctaaccattaggccacaacttccccaatgTCACCATAATTCTGTATGGAATAAAAGCAGCATAAACATTAAGCATACGTCTCTTTTTGCCTCTCACAGAAGAAGAAAGTCATTACAGTGTTGtaatgggtgagtaaatgatgacagaattttcattttggggtgtaaAGTTAAGGTAAAGGGTGTAAAGGGGATtaaagtatccctttaatgtataactgtaaaaaataattctcttGTCAGATTGTCTTTcaaagtatccctttaatgtattactgtaaaaaaaaaattctcttgtCAGATTGTCTTTCAAATCATACTGAAAGCCTCATGTTTTAAATCAGTAACTTATTTCATATTCAGTATTCTCCCTAGACCTGTTGTAAAATTAGAATCAGAACTAGAAAGTGCTGTAAAAATTCATAGACGTTAGATTAGTTCAGCAATTACAGTACACGCTCTCATCAGCCCTGTAATTTCACCTCAGATTTAACATAATGACTGGTACTTACTAAGACACATTACtcaacattacacacacactcacacacacacacacacacacacacacacacacacacacacacacacaaacacaaaagataaTGTATGCAGTTTGTAAGTCAATcggatgtttttacattttacatgttttCTTGCACAAGCCTCAAATGACCCTCACACCCAATATTGGAGAGAATTTAATTTCAGACAGATATGGCAAAAGATATAAGGTCAAAACGGGTTATAGCAAATATTttgttatcatttgtttatcgttttatttttgtgattcatTTTCTGAGGCATAAACAGACAGATGGCTTCAGTCTGTATGTCACTATTGGCTCTGCCAGTCTTTATTTGTCATTAGGGAATCTCCTTGTCATAGTTAGAATTTGTAGTCTGGCATCATAATATTTATGAAATGTTCTGCAAAAGACTGATCCTGGGAACATTGAGCCTTTTGCTGTAGGGATTATATGCCACATCTGATTTGCACAGCTGACAGTGTTCACTTGATTAGTTGGCTGTAGATGTGTTTAACATTTAGCATTTAAAAGTCACTTAGAGTTCAGTGAAGAAAAGGCACAATTAGTCATTATAGTCATTATTAATTTGTTTCAATAAAGAAACAGACTCATCTACATCGTTGATGACCTCAGGTTGAATAAATACaaagttaattttcatatttttggggtgaactagacCTTAAAAAGTTTGTTTATATTAGGCATTGTTAAGGtatttaatagtattaaaaataaagttgtgaTTGATCTGATGACCTGCTGAATTCCCCAACAGATGTTCCTGTTTCACAATGTGACCATCACTGTGCCAGCCAAGTTCACTCAGTGCACCACTCGAGGGAGCTTTGTCAAACACTGGCAGGAGACCATCTACAAtatgtttactttcatttgcCTCTTTCTGATGCCTCTGGCCATCATGATCTGCTGCTACACAAGGATCTTGGTGGAGATCTCTCGAAGAATGACCAAGGGAAACAGTAGgtggcattttttttattttgaaacgaGTCTAATGTTACATACTGTATCAATGAGCCTTATCACTGCATTGCTATCAGACAACAAAATAAACaagtgattaaaaataaatatgtgaacCATAATACACAATAGACAGTAAGTCAATAGACAATAATTGTATGTACAGGTGTGCTATATACAAATATCCAGCCCTGaaggcggtgcattgccattgtgattcacctatgatgagttcacagctgagtggacatttcactcattggctttagcgtcacatttgcatatgccgtactgctggaatttgtgattggttgacagcaaatttcaaatactaaatggaacgataaaataacgttattaaccagttaactgccatttcaaattttcaattCTCTTCGGaaatataaaatttgatttagtttctgtttctggttctgttcctgtcaaaattttcgTTTTTGTTCTTTGACCCATTCAGAGCCctggtactgtatataaaaacaataaaggcaTAATCTGAAAAAGTAAGCCTTATGCATTAAACTGAAtaatattctgtatattttacagttggtttgataCCTTTAGATCAATTGGTGTTGTCGTTTAATGGATTTATATTATTGCATATATTAAAAGTTAAAACGGTAATTCAAAAAATGGAACTTTGTGCAATAACAGTAtgtttttctgaacattttagtattggttttatattataatgtcatggttaatttgtaaaaaaaaattctctagaAATTACGCCTAGTGCAACATAAAGGGTATATATTTATgactgagttagtttgggctcaAAACATAAC is a window of Carassius carassius chromosome 23, fCarCar2.1, whole genome shotgun sequence DNA encoding:
- the LOC132101931 gene encoding putative gonadotropin-releasing hormone II receptor yields the protein MNDSSPISENIMFHQLTADTLNSSCDYTLPMCNNSTGEAALQLPTFSMAAKVRVIITFTLCAVSAVCNLSVLWAASTNNKRKSHVRILIMNLTVADLLVTFIVMPVDAAWNITVQWLAGDLACRLLMFLKLVAMYSCAFVTVVISLDRQSAILNPLAINKAKKKNKIMLSVAWVMSVVFSVPQMFLFHNVTITVPAKFTQCTTRGSFVKHWQETIYNMFTFICLFLMPLAIMICCYTRILVEISRRMTKGNISSKEVHLRRSNSNIPKARMRTLKMSIVIVTSFIVCWTPYYLLGLWYWFLPEDLEETVSHSLTHMLFIFGLFNAILDPITYGLFTIHFRKGLKRYCRNAIVLTESENNSIMTGSLKCSPSPFRMKRVTKTSPGADLEQNAVSGEDKKPADIDNKE